The Prevotella fusca JCM 17724 genome includes a window with the following:
- a CDS encoding RHS repeat-associated core domain-containing protein — MHRRYMRDCSGRVIREDRAGGRWTEYEYDQRGRLLCSSFSDGTMEAFCYDALGRLTEARNATGSVAMEYDEGGRVIRECFSGGLPDDRGTTVENVYDDLGNRIETRTSLGSVVRNSFDEDGLLNRVTAAGGGGESWEEKIVRDSEGLKIEKIFSGGIRMTRTYDAYGNVITQKSRSLRQDGYDRRYAWNASGRLQSVIDGITGGKTAYAYDAVGSLTGARYEDGTADYRMPDAVGNVFRSRDRRDREYGKGGRILRDRHYDYLYDVEGNLILKTPRRGLTQHQNHEVSEESGTHIAWQTGDYAYEWYGNGMLKEVRLPYGKTVRFEYDALGRRTAKLFNGHVFRYLWDGNVMVQEWQYEEKDRPQHSIDEFGRIRMLGDEPVENLVTWVYEEGSYVPVAKLQNGEHYTIISDYMGRPVEAYDSYGTVVWQADYDIYGDLRNRKGIRDFIPFRQLGQYEDDETRLYYNRFRYYDPRIGNYISQDPIRLAGNNPTLYGYVGDLNMWADVFGLDVKR; from the coding sequence ATGCACCGCAGGTATATGCGTGACTGCTCCGGACGTGTCATCCGTGAGGACAGGGCTGGCGGCAGATGGACGGAGTATGAGTATGACCAGCGGGGACGGCTGTTGTGCAGCAGCTTCAGTGACGGTACGATGGAGGCTTTCTGCTATGATGCACTCGGCAGGCTTACCGAGGCACGCAATGCTACGGGAAGCGTTGCCATGGAGTATGACGAAGGCGGTCGTGTAATCAGGGAGTGTTTCAGTGGTGGTCTGCCTGATGACAGGGGTACGACGGTGGAGAATGTCTATGATGACCTTGGAAACCGTATAGAGACACGTACTTCACTTGGTTCTGTCGTACGGAACAGCTTTGATGAGGACGGACTTCTCAACCGTGTGACGGCAGCCGGTGGTGGCGGTGAGAGCTGGGAGGAGAAGATCGTCCGTGACAGCGAGGGGCTGAAGATAGAGAAGATCTTCTCTGGTGGCATCCGTATGACACGTACCTACGATGCCTATGGCAATGTCATCACGCAGAAGAGCCGCTCGCTGCGTCAGGACGGCTACGACCGCCGCTATGCGTGGAATGCATCGGGACGTCTGCAGAGTGTTATAGACGGGATCACGGGAGGAAAGACAGCCTACGCCTATGATGCGGTTGGCAGTCTGACGGGTGCCCGTTATGAAGATGGTACGGCCGACTACCGTATGCCCGATGCCGTGGGCAATGTCTTCCGCAGTCGTGACCGCAGGGACAGGGAATACGGCAAGGGCGGCAGGATTCTCCGTGACCGCCATTATGACTATCTCTATGACGTAGAGGGCAACCTCATATTGAAGACTCCACGTCGTGGACTGACACAGCATCAGAATCATGAGGTGTCGGAGGAAAGTGGCACGCATATTGCCTGGCAGACAGGTGACTATGCCTATGAGTGGTATGGCAACGGCATGCTCAAGGAGGTGCGGCTTCCCTACGGCAAGACCGTCCGCTTCGAGTATGATGCCCTTGGGCGTCGCACGGCAAAGCTCTTCAACGGTCACGTCTTCCGCTATCTCTGGGACGGCAACGTGATGGTGCAGGAGTGGCAGTATGAGGAGAAGGACCGTCCGCAGCATAGCATCGACGAGTTCGGTCGCATTCGTATGCTGGGCGATGAACCTGTAGAGAACCTTGTCACGTGGGTATATGAGGAAGGTTCTTACGTCCCTGTGGCAAAGCTGCAGAATGGAGAACACTATACGATCATTAGTGACTATATGGGTCGCCCCGTGGAAGCGTATGACAGCTATGGTACTGTTGTCTGGCAAGCCGATTATGACATCTACGGTGACCTTCGTAACCGCAAGGGCATTCGTGACTTCATCCCCTTTCGCCAGTTAGGACAGTACGAGGACGATGAGACTCGCCTCTACTACAATAGGTTTCGATATTATGACCCGAGGATTGGTAACTACATAAGCCAAGACCCGATAAGGCTGGCAGGAAATAACCCGACACTGTATGGGTACGTGGGGGATTTAAATATGTGGGCTGATGTATTTGGATTAGATGTAAAAAGGTAA